The proteins below are encoded in one region of Juglans microcarpa x Juglans regia isolate MS1-56 chromosome 4D, Jm3101_v1.0, whole genome shotgun sequence:
- the LOC121261662 gene encoding uncharacterized protein LOC121261662 codes for MKAGGCKESFIAWEQCIEEAEKTKEDIVEKCSDVTGALKKCMEAHADYYEPILRAEKMVEEQAVKELEMEKEKEKEASTEGSYQYVVSESEVSERGGASQ; via the coding sequence ATGAAGGCGGGTGGGTGTAAGGAGAGCTTTATAGCGTGGGAGCAGTGCATTGAGGAGGCTGAGAAGACGAAGGAGGACATTGTGGAGAAGTGCTCGGATGTCACTGGGGCGTTGAAGAAGTGTATGGAGGCTCACGCGGACTACTACGAGCCAATACTCCGTGCCGAGAAGATGGTCGAGGAGCAGGCCGTTAAGGAATTGGAaatggagaaggagaaggagaaggaagctTCTACCGAGGGTTCATACCAATACGTGGTTTCGGAATCGGAGGTTTCCGAGCGGGGAGGGGCTTCTCAGTGA
- the LOC121260699 gene encoding uncharacterized protein LOC121260699, with product MEKNEGSSYPESKPVDLLHQFEHILEADPLIDEVGFIHPSQFAKLTEEAGDAADIPSSECPSFWNRDHKFGVSTLVLLPLYNAAKLAFMAAIGEYKRLGPDVVVSGDGLESEVMKHSRALLLLSPDFGTAWNSRKLIVSKKQDLSIFMDELLLSELVLSYSPKSDHAWSHRRWVIKSVTGKCSTLQEILRKESELVEKIAERSKMNYRAWNHRCWLVSYMTRERVLHELKKSKNWAGLHVADNCCFHYRRRLMLRILEDSSCKQENASAGYAIEIYELWKEELHWNETLIKHYIGREALWLHRRFLSLCWMKEFVTHVNDVSCNNELKISISNDFGFFISNELQLLQSCSSVPNNDFEDFKAQATFSASYMLWLTKQSSEFLSQHQEKLTAGNLKTLLSKVCPERSSLWDSLMG from the exons atggaaaaaaatgaaggatcATCATATCCGGAATCAAAACCCGTTGATCTCTTGCACCAATTCGAACACATACTCGAGGCTGACCCTCTTAT TGATGAAGTGGGTTTTATACATCCGTCCCAATTTGCAAAGCTAACCGAAGAGGCGGGCGACGCTGCTGATATTCCCTCTTCAGAATGTCCAAGCTTCTGGAACAGAGATCACAAGTTCGGTGTCTCGACGCTGGTTCTTCTTCCGTTGTACAATGCGGCTAAGCTTGCGTTTATGGCAGCAATAGGAGAGTATAAGAGACTCGGTCCCGATGTCGTCGTATCTGGTGACGGACTGGAGAGTGAAGTGATGAAGCATAGTAGGGCCCTCTTATTGCTCAGCCCCGATTTCGGCACTGCCTGGAAttccag GAAGCTAATAGTGTCTAAGAAGCAGGACCTCTCAATATTTATGGATGAACTTCTGTTGTCAGAACTTGTTCTTTCTTATTCCCCCAAAAGTGATCATGCTTGGAGCCATAG GCGTTGGGTGATCAAGTCAGTCACTGGAAAGTGCTCAACTCTACAAGAGATTTTGAGGAAAGAATCTGAGCTGGTGGAAAAAATAGCTGAG AGATCAAAAATGAACTACCGTGCATGGAATCACCGATGCTGGCTTGTTTCCTACATGACCAGAGAACGG GTGCTGCATGAGCTAAAGAAATCCAAAAATTGGGCGGGGTTGCACGTTGCTGATAATTGTTGCTTTCATTATCGCAGA CGGCTCATGCTCAGAATTTTGGAGGACTCATCGTGCAAACAAGAAAATGCATCTGCTGGTTATGCAATTGAAATTTATGAACTATGGAAG GAGGAGCTCCATTGGAACGAAACATTGATAAAGCATTACATAGGAAGAGAG GCATTATGGCTTCATCGCCGCTTCCTTTCTTTGTGTTGGATGAAGGAGTTTGTCACTCATGTCAACGATGTATCCTGCAATAATGAGCTAAAAATCAGCATCAGTAATGACTTTGGTTTCTTTATCAGTAATGAGTTGCAACTCCTCCAGTCCTGCTCGAGCGTTCCGAATAATGACTTCGAGGATTTCAAAGCACAAGCCACATTTTCTGCTAGTTACATGTTATGGTTGACAAAG CAAAGCTCTGAGTTTTTGTCTCAACACCAAGAGAAGCTTACAGCAGGAAATCTGAAGACACTGCTAAGTAAGGTCTGCCCGGAAAGGTCATCCCTCTGGGATTCTTTGATGGGCTAG